A portion of the Cellulophaga algicola DSM 14237 genome contains these proteins:
- a CDS encoding c-type cytochrome has product MKKIVGVLALSILLASCGEKKEEKKDGFEMNRAKTEKKVEATSAEVPVDMDNEGIGPFKNISFSADIDTELAAKGEAKYGGICVACHMPNQRLIGPALSGVYERRNPSWVMNMIINPTQMIKEDPIAKALLKEYNNAIMLDSKLSEEDTRAIAEYLRTL; this is encoded by the coding sequence ATGAAAAAAATAGTAGGCGTTTTAGCATTATCAATACTTTTAGCTAGTTGTGGCGAAAAAAAGGAAGAAAAAAAAGATGGTTTCGAAATGAACCGTGCCAAAACAGAAAAGAAAGTAGAAGCTACTAGCGCAGAAGTTCCTGTAGACATGGATAATGAAGGCATAGGTCCCTTTAAAAATATTTCATTCTCTGCAGACATTGATACTGAATTAGCTGCAAAAGGCGAAGCTAAATATGGTGGAATTTGTGTTGCATGTCATATGCCTAATCAACGCTTAATAGGCCCTGCTTTATCTGGTGTTTACGAAAGAAGAAATCCATCATGGGTAATGAATATGATCATTAACCCAACGCAAATGATCAAAGAAGACCCTATTGCAAAAGCATTGCTTAAAGAATACAACAACGCTATAATGCTTGACAGTAAACTATCTGAAGAAGATACTAGAGCTATTGCAGAGTATCTAAGAACTTTATAA